Proteins encoded within one genomic window of Guyparkeria hydrothermalis:
- a CDS encoding TonB-dependent receptor domain-containing protein encodes MTKQFFLPPLAAGLGGVALFLSSTVSAYDRLGPINITAARSAPLPAPAMPETVITRAEIERSQADSLATLLRGRAGVTMTNLGGAGKPTNISLWGQSASRTAVFLDGVRIGSVSAGQTFLEHIPLAQIERIEIVRGARSGQWGADAGGGVIQIFTREGSADGTRVSGGVGAGSRGQREADWHVGGRQEAVDYSLGIAHRETDGFDACINDPTSACYADEPDSDGYVNDSAQGQLGYRFGDGGHVRGHFLASSSDVEYDGFTNESSVEQATFGLSAATGRVDFWQLRARIGRHLDYQDNFGDGSLISRFDTRRDTLSLAGDFFLGPHTTLTLGADQTRDELSSTTAFEQTERDNQAIFGQLNSQLGDLGVQLALRRDFNEQFGTANTGSLDLAYALTDAWTLTAGHGTAFIAPSFNLLYYPPVYNGYTGSYDAYSNPDLEPERTRTTRGGVQWQGKAVSVEAHVFQTDGDDLIRTGLNPINLDETRVRGAELVLSYASDDWHARFDSTYLSTEDRASGDQLVRQPRWSGRLDIDRRLGAWSVGGSLWGQSRSEGGPYAPDNDGFVTADLRGSYRFARHWRVEARVENLFDRDYQPVYGYYAAPRGVFVGLRYGR; translated from the coding sequence ATGACAAAGCAGTTCTTCCTGCCGCCGCTGGCCGCCGGGCTCGGTGGCGTTGCCCTTTTCCTCAGCTCCACGGTCTCGGCCTATGATCGCCTCGGGCCGATCAATATCACCGCCGCACGCAGCGCGCCGCTACCGGCGCCGGCCATGCCCGAGACGGTCATCACCCGGGCAGAGATCGAGCGCAGCCAGGCCGATTCGCTGGCCACCCTGCTGCGCGGACGTGCGGGCGTGACGATGACCAACCTTGGCGGGGCCGGCAAGCCGACCAACATCTCCCTGTGGGGACAGAGCGCGAGCCGCACGGCGGTGTTTCTCGACGGTGTCCGCATCGGCTCGGTCTCCGCCGGGCAGACCTTCCTCGAACACATCCCGCTCGCCCAGATCGAGCGCATCGAGATCGTGCGGGGCGCCCGTTCAGGCCAGTGGGGCGCGGATGCCGGCGGCGGGGTCATCCAGATCTTCACCCGCGAAGGCTCGGCCGACGGCACACGGGTCTCGGGGGGCGTCGGGGCGGGTTCCCGCGGACAGCGCGAGGCCGACTGGCATGTCGGCGGCCGGCAGGAGGCAGTCGACTATTCGCTCGGCATCGCGCACCGCGAAACCGACGGCTTCGACGCCTGCATAAACGACCCGACATCGGCCTGCTATGCGGACGAACCCGACAGCGACGGCTACGTGAACGATTCCGCCCAGGGCCAACTCGGCTATCGCTTCGGTGACGGCGGCCATGTCCGCGGCCACTTCCTCGCCAGTTCGTCAGACGTCGAATACGACGGCTTCACCAACGAGTCGAGCGTCGAGCAGGCCACCTTCGGCCTGTCCGCCGCCACCGGCCGCGTTGACTTCTGGCAGCTACGAGCCCGCATTGGCCGCCACCTGGACTACCAGGACAACTTTGGCGACGGCAGCCTGATCAGCCGCTTCGACACCCGTCGCGACACCCTCTCGCTGGCCGGCGACTTCTTTCTCGGCCCTCACACCACGCTCACCCTCGGTGCCGATCAGACCCGTGACGAGTTGTCGAGCACGACCGCCTTCGAGCAAACCGAACGCGACAACCAGGCCATCTTCGGCCAGCTCAACTCGCAACTGGGGGATCTCGGCGTCCAGCTTGCCCTGCGCCGCGACTTCAACGAGCAGTTCGGCACGGCGAACACCGGCTCGCTGGACCTGGCCTACGCACTGACCGATGCCTGGACGCTGACGGCCGGCCACGGCACCGCCTTCATCGCCCCGTCGTTCAACCTGCTCTACTACCCGCCGGTCTACAACGGGTACACGGGCAGCTACGATGCCTACAGCAACCCGGATCTCGAGCCGGAACGCACCCGCACCACGCGCGGCGGCGTCCAATGGCAGGGCAAGGCGGTCTCCGTCGAGGCGCACGTCTTCCAGACCGACGGTGACGACCTGATCCGCACCGGCCTGAACCCGATCAATCTCGATGAAACCCGCGTGCGTGGTGCGGAACTCGTGCTGAGCTACGCCAGCGACGACTGGCACGCCCGGTTCGACAGCACCTACCTGTCCACCGAGGACCGGGCCAGCGGCGACCAACTGGTCCGCCAGCCGCGCTGGAGCGGCCGGCTGGATATTGATCGGCGCCTGGGCGCCTGGAGCGTCGGTGGCAGCCTCTGGGGTCAGAGCCGTTCCGAAGGTGGTCCCTACGCTCCAGACAACGACGGGTTCGTCACTGCCGACCTGCGGGGCAGCTACCGCTTCGCGCGCCACTGGCGGGTCGAAGCACGCGTCGAGAATCTCTTCGATCGCGACTATCAACCGGTCTACGGTTACTACGCGGCACCGCGCGGCGTGTTTGTGGGCCTGCGCTACGGCCGGTAA
- a CDS encoding Hpt domain-containing protein has protein sequence MFDWLREGLEERLAELLRALEQLSEGQNATEHVFDATQALHTLDRVFSMVDIQLVRVLVRTQLAALEPLEEDGREESAVSAQIESAALLQALLDRMAAGTEITPASLQPMVSRLRETIGQPPLDVRELAARSFLLQAEHELGKRPHRPKGVDAEAELRPLLRRMEREVLAVMRDDWTVLPGLRDLSMEIIAHESSRSAIIAIRVVGELLRLTESNPDRYAPTLKRAVGRVLQLFRLQLQGRSEAVINHAGLDLGATVLLSLLDLVDDQDRICYDTAAEWRTQLERAEAPAHFVGLNAEALIAVQQALQEELLVTQDVLDLFVRGKRDDLEPLNRILSKFEQMSGVLDALGYHAAASALEEGRDRLLAVTEGTESLDDAMLMDLAGTVMLLEQVIDGIPRHMADHERGESLHDQTVASSIGAIASAAYESLGEAREKINAGLAGDDNADVSPGEALAQAADMLTGIGEVLRLSGYDAATPLAMALAQWSRDQASGEPGADEHSLPALSEIFAALEFYLENLRDFRKEIARFLEAPKRRIDDLIGHDEPVEGVTEQPIEKSAQAEQEDAAFAEEGPSPETEPTEDALGTADELLDFWQVDQEELEADTRETESDSPTEAAAVEADATEEASGEELEAALDYSLDAGEDDQRLAPTEDADTEELPDLPQSEPEESEAEAPAPQEDLDALNLPEAQERTEAELEADETGQGESLASDDEALSLLETQEASEEESDQPPVDDEAVLAAPLPEEADEAAVDQPGDDAETLAFAEAESESSEALESALDFGLAEDQDDQGAAPAADATSEDAQPHELPDQPVGTPETEGLPPESEERTLSWTETETETETETETETETETVDADSEQSSGTSNEGVADEGDAASQPAALAFDEVEDQSAEALESALDFGLAEDQDELRAGASPDEEEKAVDLPDQSVEAPELPETKAADEPVADEGEPAASEAAPEDDPMMAEMREVFAEEMSETVPDMAEAATEWRTRQDGDALVRLRRGFHTIKGSGRMVGLDAIGEWAWAWERLLNQVIDGKLDSDKTTRDGASDAVALMEAALPDLEVGRPTPETHWVESRELADRIEAGETELIEEADESPPVEAQEAAEADHAAEAEAEAEAEAEAEAEAEADVDVDVDVDVEADVEADVDAAVPVIEDPVLREIFDQEIGGYIDELHQKIDAAREQGVGLACDSELVRLLHTTLGSARTAGVDIIAALARYLEDWSRVLAEHQERLGGEDLELFAEGADAIEALRQWAVDPVRDRPDSEALEQRLDEQLNKVLAEYGEVAESAEARESRDEGTAVEASVDEPEPSGDEADEDQGTSEAPAPVGFEADEGDHEPASETEAAEEDAPATDQAESVEEPADELAETDEYADIERRPDDDPAEQDEDILQIFLDEADELLEQADAYLAHWRVHPHDLESVRLLHRNLHTLKGGARMAGLLNLGDVAHHLEGRLDLARREESRDNESLVALVQHSYDVIARLLDRVRNQQPIPQQRELIGLIRDPEGANRFAQRSQGGEEATPASPGKLAPASTATAETQTPPSEPATGGPETATTERRDEQVRVAAGSIDALVNQIGESVLLQSRVDRQVNGFERQLFELQQTVTRLRSQLRRLEIETETQIKADLMEEAGISEEQFDPLEFDRFTQVQELSRGIMESLGDVANIEESLSSLTEQSQLLLLQQSRLGRKMQDGVLAMRLVRFNDVAGRLRRIVRQVGDEMGRQAELVIENGDAEIDRVTLMALLPSLEHMLRNSIAHGIEPPEERRALHKTPAGHLLMNVDSGGGNITVSLRDDGRGLDLDAIRRKAVERSLIPADIEVSDEEARSLIFLPGFSTAGNLSQVAGRGVGMDVVASATRELGGFVDIDSEQGRYTEIRLNLPLTQAMTRGILIGSGDDRYAIPYKGVVAVTRMTGVALAEHYRQEKPQIEYDGERYPLYYLGELLWGQPPAETEQDVAAIRPILLLKLGERRFALHVDHQLGGIQLFVKSLGPQLGRIPGLSGATIADDGDVILVLELFELVQQFQRRDYQRRLGEQGGLKPRRARPTVLVVDDSLTVRKVTARTLERNNYDVLLARDGVEALGLLQDSLPDLVLSDIEMPRMDGFELLGAIRNDRAAMNTPVVMISSRTGQKHRARAENLGVSAYLGKPYTELDLIDTIERLLPSTTADRPDSTMDEENVDRTE, from the coding sequence GTGTTCGACTGGCTCCGTGAGGGGCTGGAAGAGCGGCTCGCCGAGCTCTTGAGGGCCCTGGAGCAGCTGTCCGAGGGTCAGAACGCGACCGAGCACGTCTTCGATGCCACTCAGGCGCTCCACACCTTGGATCGCGTCTTTTCGATGGTTGATATTCAGCTGGTGCGCGTGCTGGTCCGCACCCAGCTGGCCGCACTAGAGCCACTCGAGGAGGATGGGCGCGAGGAATCCGCCGTGTCTGCCCAGATCGAGTCGGCTGCACTGTTGCAGGCGCTGCTCGATCGCATGGCTGCCGGGACGGAGATTACCCCGGCGAGTCTGCAGCCGATGGTCAGCCGGCTGCGCGAGACCATCGGGCAACCGCCGCTCGATGTCCGTGAACTGGCTGCCCGTTCCTTCCTGTTGCAGGCCGAACATGAACTGGGCAAGCGCCCACATCGCCCGAAGGGGGTGGACGCCGAAGCCGAGTTGCGCCCCTTGCTGCGGCGGATGGAGCGCGAGGTGCTGGCGGTCATGCGGGACGACTGGACGGTGCTTCCGGGCCTGCGCGATCTCTCCATGGAGATCATCGCGCACGAATCGAGCCGCAGCGCGATCATCGCGATCCGGGTCGTCGGCGAACTGCTACGGCTGACCGAATCGAATCCCGACCGATACGCCCCCACCCTCAAGCGCGCCGTAGGACGTGTTCTACAGCTCTTCCGCCTGCAACTGCAGGGGCGAAGCGAGGCGGTAATCAATCATGCCGGCCTCGACCTGGGCGCCACCGTGCTCCTGTCCCTGCTGGATCTGGTCGATGACCAGGACCGCATCTGCTACGACACGGCGGCCGAGTGGCGTACCCAGCTGGAGCGCGCGGAGGCGCCGGCGCACTTTGTCGGCCTGAATGCCGAGGCGCTCATCGCCGTTCAGCAGGCGCTCCAGGAGGAGTTGCTCGTCACTCAGGACGTTCTCGACCTGTTCGTCCGTGGCAAGCGCGATGATCTCGAGCCGCTGAACCGCATCCTGTCGAAATTCGAGCAGATGTCGGGTGTGCTGGACGCGCTGGGCTATCACGCCGCAGCGTCGGCGCTCGAGGAGGGGCGCGATCGGCTGCTTGCTGTCACGGAAGGGACCGAGTCGCTCGACGACGCGATGCTCATGGACCTGGCCGGTACCGTCATGCTGCTCGAGCAGGTCATCGACGGCATCCCGCGCCACATGGCCGATCATGAGCGTGGCGAGTCGCTGCACGACCAGACTGTCGCCAGTTCGATCGGTGCGATCGCCAGTGCCGCCTACGAGTCGCTGGGCGAGGCGCGCGAGAAGATCAATGCCGGACTGGCCGGTGACGACAATGCCGATGTCTCCCCGGGCGAAGCCTTGGCCCAGGCCGCCGACATGCTGACCGGCATCGGTGAGGTATTGCGACTGTCTGGCTATGATGCGGCCACACCGCTGGCCATGGCCCTGGCGCAATGGAGTCGGGACCAGGCGTCCGGCGAACCGGGCGCTGATGAACACAGCCTTCCGGCACTCAGCGAAATCTTCGCTGCACTGGAGTTCTATCTCGAGAACCTGCGCGACTTCCGGAAGGAGATCGCACGATTCCTCGAGGCGCCTAAGCGCCGTATCGACGACCTTATCGGTCACGACGAACCGGTCGAAGGAGTTACGGAACAGCCCATCGAGAAGTCGGCCCAGGCCGAACAGGAGGACGCAGCGTTCGCCGAAGAGGGTCCCTCACCGGAGACCGAACCGACCGAAGATGCTCTTGGCACTGCCGACGAATTGCTCGACTTCTGGCAGGTCGACCAGGAAGAGCTCGAGGCCGACACCCGCGAGACGGAGAGTGACTCCCCCACTGAGGCCGCGGCCGTCGAGGCGGACGCCACCGAGGAGGCCAGCGGGGAGGAACTCGAGGCCGCGCTGGACTACTCGCTCGATGCGGGCGAGGACGACCAGCGGCTGGCTCCCACGGAGGATGCCGATACCGAGGAATTGCCGGATCTGCCGCAGAGCGAACCGGAAGAATCAGAAGCCGAGGCACCCGCTCCGCAGGAGGATCTTGATGCCCTGAATCTGCCGGAGGCGCAAGAACGTACCGAGGCGGAACTCGAGGCCGATGAAACGGGTCAGGGCGAGTCGCTCGCTTCGGACGACGAGGCACTCTCGCTTCTGGAAACGCAGGAAGCGTCCGAGGAAGAGAGTGATCAACCGCCCGTTGATGATGAGGCGGTGCTTGCCGCCCCGCTGCCTGAGGAGGCCGACGAGGCGGCCGTCGACCAGCCGGGAGACGACGCCGAGACGCTCGCGTTTGCCGAAGCCGAGTCCGAGTCCTCCGAGGCGTTGGAGTCCGCGCTCGACTTTGGTTTGGCGGAGGACCAGGACGATCAGGGTGCAGCCCCGGCTGCCGATGCGACGAGCGAGGATGCCCAGCCGCACGAGCTGCCGGACCAGCCGGTCGGTACGCCCGAAACGGAGGGTTTGCCGCCCGAGAGCGAAGAGCGCACCCTCTCGTGGACCGAGACCGAGACCGAGACCGAGACCGAGACCGAGACCGAGACCGAGACCGAGACCGTTGACGCGGATTCCGAGCAGTCGTCGGGCACGAGCAACGAGGGTGTTGCCGACGAGGGTGACGCTGCGAGCCAACCAGCCGCGCTGGCATTCGACGAGGTGGAAGACCAGTCGGCTGAGGCGCTCGAATCGGCGCTTGATTTCGGGCTGGCCGAGGATCAGGACGAGCTGCGCGCGGGCGCCTCTCCCGACGAGGAAGAGAAGGCGGTCGATCTGCCTGACCAGTCCGTCGAGGCCCCCGAGTTGCCGGAGACAAAGGCGGCAGATGAGCCGGTAGCCGACGAAGGTGAGCCGGCGGCATCGGAGGCCGCGCCGGAAGACGATCCGATGATGGCGGAGATGCGAGAGGTCTTCGCCGAGGAAATGAGCGAAACGGTGCCGGACATGGCCGAGGCTGCCACCGAGTGGCGGACCCGGCAGGATGGCGACGCACTGGTGCGCTTGCGCCGCGGCTTCCACACCATCAAGGGCAGCGGCCGGATGGTGGGGCTGGACGCCATCGGTGAATGGGCGTGGGCCTGGGAGCGACTGCTCAATCAGGTGATCGACGGCAAGCTCGATAGCGACAAGACGACCCGTGACGGCGCGAGCGACGCCGTTGCCCTGATGGAAGCCGCGTTGCCGGATCTCGAGGTAGGGCGCCCGACACCGGAGACACACTGGGTCGAGTCCCGGGAGCTGGCCGATCGTATCGAAGCCGGGGAGACTGAGCTTATCGAGGAGGCCGACGAATCACCCCCGGTGGAAGCGCAAGAGGCGGCCGAGGCCGATCATGCTGCCGAAGCCGAAGCCGAAGCCGAAGCCGAAGCCGAAGCCGAAGCCGAAGCCGAAGCCGATGTCGATGTCGATGTCGATGTCGATGTCGAAGCCGATGTCGAAGCCGATGTCGATGCCGCGGTGCCGGTGATCGAGGATCCGGTCCTGCGCGAGATCTTCGACCAGGAAATCGGTGGTTACATCGATGAATTGCACCAGAAGATCGACGCCGCGCGCGAGCAGGGCGTTGGCCTCGCCTGTGACAGCGAACTGGTGCGGCTGCTGCATACCACGCTCGGATCCGCTCGCACGGCCGGCGTCGACATCATCGCTGCGCTGGCACGTTACCTCGAGGACTGGTCTCGGGTGCTTGCCGAGCACCAGGAGCGACTGGGGGGCGAAGACCTCGAGCTGTTTGCCGAGGGTGCCGATGCCATCGAGGCGTTGCGTCAATGGGCGGTCGATCCCGTCCGCGACCGTCCCGACAGTGAAGCGCTCGAGCAGCGGCTGGACGAGCAACTGAACAAGGTGCTGGCCGAGTACGGCGAGGTTGCCGAAAGCGCCGAGGCTCGCGAGTCTCGCGACGAAGGGACAGCCGTCGAAGCGTCGGTCGACGAACCTGAGCCGTCGGGTGACGAGGCCGACGAGGATCAAGGGACTTCCGAGGCGCCCGCCCCGGTCGGTTTCGAAGCGGATGAAGGCGACCACGAACCGGCATCTGAGACGGAGGCGGCGGAAGAGGACGCCCCGGCTACCGATCAAGCCGAGAGCGTCGAGGAGCCGGCCGACGAGTTGGCCGAAACCGACGAGTATGCCGATATCGAACGTCGGCCGGACGACGACCCGGCCGAGCAGGACGAGGATATCCTGCAGATATTCCTGGACGAGGCGGATGAACTGCTGGAGCAGGCGGATGCCTACTTGGCCCATTGGCGCGTCCATCCGCACGATCTCGAATCCGTTCGCCTGTTGCACCGCAATCTGCACACCCTCAAGGGTGGCGCGCGGATGGCAGGTCTGCTCAATCTGGGCGATGTGGCGCACCATCTCGAGGGTCGCCTCGATCTGGCCCGTCGCGAAGAGTCCCGGGACAACGAGTCGCTGGTCGCCCTGGTCCAGCATAGCTACGACGTGATCGCTCGATTGCTCGACCGAGTGCGCAACCAGCAGCCGATCCCGCAGCAAAGAGAGCTGATTGGCCTGATCCGTGACCCGGAGGGTGCCAATCGCTTTGCTCAGCGCTCCCAGGGTGGCGAGGAAGCGACACCGGCATCGCCGGGCAAGCTGGCGCCTGCGTCGACCGCGACGGCCGAGACGCAGACGCCGCCTTCGGAACCCGCCACCGGCGGCCCCGAAACCGCCACCACCGAGCGCCGCGACGAGCAGGTGCGCGTCGCGGCGGGCAGCATCGATGCGTTGGTGAACCAGATCGGCGAGTCGGTCCTGCTGCAGTCGCGGGTCGACCGCCAGGTCAACGGCTTCGAGCGCCAGCTGTTCGAGCTGCAGCAGACGGTCACGCGCCTGCGCAGCCAGTTGCGGCGCCTGGAAATCGAGACCGAGACCCAGATCAAGGCGGACCTCATGGAAGAGGCCGGCATCAGCGAAGAACAGTTCGATCCCCTGGAATTCGACCGTTTTACCCAGGTGCAGGAACTCTCGCGCGGCATCATGGAGTCGCTCGGCGACGTGGCGAACATCGAGGAGAGCCTCAGTTCGCTGACCGAGCAGTCCCAGCTGCTGCTCCTGCAGCAGTCCCGCCTCGGCCGCAAGATGCAGGACGGCGTGCTCGCCATGCGCCTGGTGCGGTTCAACGACGTCGCCGGCCGTCTCCGTCGCATCGTGCGCCAGGTGGGTGACGAGATGGGGCGCCAGGCTGAGCTCGTGATCGAGAACGGCGACGCCGAGATCGACCGCGTCACCCTCATGGCTCTGCTGCCGTCGCTGGAGCACATGCTGCGCAACTCGATCGCCCACGGCATCGAGCCGCCGGAAGAGCGTCGCGCCCTGCACAAGACGCCGGCGGGTCACCTGCTCATGAACGTCGACAGTGGCGGTGGCAACATCACAGTGAGCCTGCGGGACGACGGCCGGGGCCTCGACCTCGACGCGATCCGCCGCAAGGCCGTCGAGCGCAGCCTGATCCCGGCCGACATCGAGGTCAGCGACGAGGAGGCCCGCTCGCTGATCTTCCTGCCCGGCTTCTCCACCGCCGGCAACCTCTCGCAGGTCGCCGGCCGTGGCGTAGGTATGGATGTGGTCGCCAGCGCGACACGTGAGCTGGGCGGCTTCGTCGACATCGACTCCGAGCAGGGCCGCTACACCGAGATCCGTCTCAATCTGCCGCTGACCCAAGCGATGACCCGGGGCATCCTGATCGGCAGCGGCGACGACCGCTACGCTATCCCCTACAAGGGGGTCGTGGCGGTAACCCGGATGACCGGCGTGGCGCTGGCCGAGCACTACCGGCAGGAAAAGCCGCAGATCGAGTACGACGGCGAGCGGTACCCGCTTTACTATCTGGGTGAGCTCCTGTGGGGGCAACCGCCGGCGGAGACCGAGCAGGACGTGGCCGCCATTCGACCGATCCTGCTGTTAAAGCTCGGCGAACGGCGCTTCGCTCTACATGTCGACCATCAGCTCGGCGGTATCCAGCTGTTCGTCAAGTCACTGGGTCCGCAACTGGGCCGGATCCCGGGGCTCTCCGGGGCGACCATCGCCGACGATGGCGACGTGATCCTGGTGCTCGAGCTGTTCGAGCTGGTCCAGCAGTTCCAGCGGCGCGACTACCAGCGCCGCCTCGGCGAGCAGGGCGGGCTCAAGCCGCGCCGGGCCCGTCCGACGGTGCTGGTGGTGGACGATTCGCTCACCGTGCGCAAGGTCACCGCCCGCACACTCGAGCGGAACAACTACGACGTGCTGCTCGCCCGCGATGGTGTCGAGGCGCTTGGTCTGCTGCAGGACAGCCTGCCGGATCTGGTGTTGAGCGACATCGAGATGCCGCGGATGGACGGCTTCGAGCTGCTGGGAGCGATCCGTAACGACCGCGCGGCCATGAATACGCCGGTGGTGATGATTTCCTCGCGCACGGGGCAGAAGCATCGTGCGCGTGCCGAGAACCTCGGCGTGTCCGCCTATCTCGGCAAGCCGTATACCGAACTCGATCTGATCGATACCATCGAGCGGCTGCTGCCGTCGACGACGGCGGATCGTCCGGATTCGACCATGGACGAAGAGAATGTCGACCGAACCGAGTAA
- a CDS encoding chemotaxis protein CheW: MSTEPSNATMDQPNETQEHAGAIRAVRLPTQLTELELLVPYALIAEITDVSLPEGSIRLGRNEATIVNWRGQRVPLVSLEAMNGESVPTIGRRVRCAVLYGTNPERALPYFALLLSGVPRSEQVLRGQMEDVGARDNPLWRAVVRLGGRLTAIPDVRELEERIDQMRLGEEEGPQAATDD; encoded by the coding sequence ATGTCGACCGAACCGAGTAACGCCACCATGGATCAGCCGAACGAAACGCAGGAGCATGCCGGGGCCATCCGGGCCGTGCGCCTGCCGACCCAGCTCACCGAACTCGAGCTGCTCGTCCCCTACGCCCTGATTGCCGAGATTACCGATGTGTCGCTGCCCGAGGGCAGTATTCGGCTGGGACGGAACGAGGCGACCATCGTCAACTGGCGGGGCCAGCGCGTACCGCTGGTGAGCCTCGAGGCGATGAACGGCGAGTCCGTGCCGACGATCGGCCGGCGGGTGCGTTGTGCGGTGCTGTACGGCACCAATCCGGAGCGGGCGTTGCCCTACTTCGCCCTGCTACTGTCCGGCGTGCCCCGCTCGGAGCAGGTATTGCGCGGGCAGATGGAGGACGTCGGTGCCCGGGACAACCCGCTCTGGCGTGCGGTGGTTCGGCTGGGTGGCCGCCTGACCGCGATCCCCGATGTCCGTGAACTCGAGGAGCGTATCGACCAGATGCGCCTGGGCGAGGAAGAGGGGCCTCAGGCCGCGACCGACGACTAG